The Culex quinquefasciatus strain JHB chromosome 2, VPISU_Cqui_1.0_pri_paternal, whole genome shotgun sequence genome contains the following window.
gatttttaaaatttttgaaattcttgaaatacttgaaattcttaaaaaaattaaattcttaaaaatttttgaaattcttgaaattcttgaagttcttgaaattcttgaaattcttgaaattcttgaaattcttgaaattcttgaaattcttgaaattcttgaaattcttgaaattcttgaaattcttgaaattcttgaaattcttgaaattcttgaaattcttgaaattcttgaaattcttgaaattcttgaaaatcttgaaattcttgaaattcttgaaattcttaaaatttttaaaattcttgaaattcttgaattcttgaaattcttgaaattcctgaaatttttgaaattcttgaaattcttgaaattcttgaaattcttgaaattcttaaaattcttgaaattcttgaaattcttgaaattcttgaaattcttgaaattctcgaaattcttgaaattcttgaaattcttgaaattcttgaaattaaaaaaattaaaattcttgaaattcttgaaattcttaaaattcttgaaattcttaaaattttgaaattcttaaaatccttagaatttttaaaactcttgagattcttaaaatttttgaaattcttgaaattcttaaaaaaaattaaattcttgaaacttttgaaattcttgaaattcttgaagttcttgaaattcttgaaattcttgaagttcttgaaattcttgaaattcttgaaattcttgaaattcttgaaattcttgaaattcttgaaattcttgaaattcttgaaattcttgaaattcttgaaattcttgaaattcttgaaattcttgaaattcttgaaattcttgaaattcttgaaattcttgaaattcttgaaattcttgaaattcttgaaattcttgaaattcttgaaattcttaaaatttttaaaattcttgaaatttttgaattcttgaaattcttgaaattcctgaaattcttgaaattcttgaaattcttgaaattcttgaaattcttgaaattcttgaaattcttaaaattcttgaaattcttgaaattcttaaagttcttgaaattcttaaaattcttaaaattcttgaaattcttgaaattcttgaaattcttgaaatttttgaaattcttgaaattcttgaaattcttgaaattcttgaaattcttgaaattcttgaaattcttgaaaatcttgaaattcttgaaattcttgaaattcttgaaattcttgaagttcttaaaattcttgaaattcttgaaattcttgaaattcttgaaattcttaaaattcttgaaattcttgaaattcttgaaattcttgaaattcttgaaattcttgaaattcttgaaattcttcaaattcttgaaattcttgaaattcttgaaattcttgaaattcttgaaattcttcaaatttttgaaattcttaaaattcttgaaattttgaaaatcttaaaattcttgaaattttgaatttcttaaaattcttgaaattttaaaattcttaaaattcttgaaattttcaaagtttttgaaattattaaaattcttgaaattcatgaaattcttgaaattcttgaaattcttgaaattcttaaaattcttgaaattcttgaaatttttgaaattcttgaaattcttgaaattcttgaaattcttgaaattcttgaagttcttgaaattcttgaatttcttgaatttcttgaaattcttaaaattcttgaaattcttgaaattcttgaaattcttaaaatttttgaaattcttgaaattcttaaaattcttgaaattcttaaaattcttaaaattcttgaaattcttgaaattcttgaaattcttgaaattcttgaaattcttgaaattcttaaaattcttgaaattcttgaaattcttgaaattcttaaaattcttaaaattcttgaaattcttgaaattcttgaaattcttgaaattcttgcaattcttgaaattcttgaaattcttaaaattcttgaaattcttgaaattcttaaaattcttgaaattcttaaaattcttgaaactcttgaaattcttaaaattcttaaaattcgtaaaattcttgaaattcttgaaattcttgaaattcttgaaattcttgaaattcttgaaattcttgaaattcttgaaattcttgaaattcttgaaattcttgaaattcttgaaattcttgaaattcttgaaattcttgaaattcttgaaattcttgaaattcttgaaattcttgaaattcttgaaattcttgaaattcttgaaattcttgaaattcttgaaattcttgaaattcttgaaattcttgaaattcttgaaattcttgaaattcttgaaattcttgaaattcttgaaattcttgaaattcttgaaattcttgaaattcttgaaattcttgaaattcttgaaattcttgaaattcttgaaattcttgaagttcttgaaattcttgaaattcttgaagttcttgaaattcttgaaattcttgaaattcttgaaattcttgaaattcttgaaattcttgaaattcttgaaattcttgaaattcttgaaattcttaaaattcttagaattcgtaaaattcttgaaattcttgaaattcttgaaattcttgaaactcttgaaattcttgaaattctagaaattcttgaaattcttgaaattcttgaaattcttgaaattcttgaaattcttgaaattcttgaaattcttgaaattcttgaagttcttaaaattcttgaaattcttggaattcttgaaattcttgaaattcttgaaattcttgaaattcttgaaattcttgaaattcttgaaattcttgaaattcttgaaattcttgaaattcttgaaattcttgaaattcttgaaattcttgaaattcttgaaattcttgaaattcttgaaattcttgaaattcttgaaattcttgaaattcttgaaattcttaaaattcttgaaattcttaaaattcttgaaattcttgaaattcttaaaattcttgaaattcttgaaattcttgaaattcttgaaattcttgaaactcttgaaattcttgaaattcttaaaattcttgaaatttttgaaattattgaaatttccaGGACTTCAGATAATTGAGTAAGGATTTTGGCTccattttacatgattattCAAAATGAGTCCGCGAATCTCGTAAAATCTCATAAATCCTGTTTTTAATGTctcagaatttaaattttgattatttgtattctcaaatttaaaaattaagttgtttaggatttaattttttttatttttttttttgatatttaggaattgttttttaatagtgttttaagataaactgattttaacttttcaatttaatctCATATTTTTCTACCGGATTTTTTTCCCGCACCCAACGCTTCTCAACGTTGAGATCGCCATCATCGCCATAGAATAATATTCTTGAAGttcggaaatttttaaaaatttctgaagttcttgaaattcttgaattcaaacatatcaaaaagttaaaaaaaaaaatagaatttcaagcgcaaaatatatttaaagaattttattataagaattttagagttttggagttttcgaattttagaattttagaattttaaaactttaaaattttggagttttcgaattttagaattttagaattttagaattttagaattttagaattttagaattttagaattttagaattttagaattttagaattttagaattttagaattttagaattttagaattttagaattttagaattttagaattttagaattttagaattttaaattttagaattttagaattttagaattttagaattttagaattttagaattttagaattttagaattttagaattttcaaattttcgaattttcaaattttcaaattttgaattttagaattttagaattttagaattttagaattttagaattttagaattttaaattttagaattttaattttaaatttagaattttagaattttagaattttagaattttaaattttagaattttagaattttagaattttagaattttttaaattttagaattttagaattttagaattttagaattttagaattttagaattttagaattttagaatttttagaattttagaattttagaattttagaattttagaattttagaattttagaattttagaattttagaattttagaattttagaattttagaattttagaattttagaattttagaattttagaattttagaatttagaattttagaattttagaattttagaattttagaattttagaattttagaattttagaattttagaattttagaattttagaattttagaattttagaattttagaattttagaattttagaattttaaattttagaattttgaattttagaattttagaattttagaattttagaattttagaattttagaattttagaattttagaattttagaattttagaattttagaattttagaattttagaattttagaattttagaattttagaattttaaatctgaattttagaattttagaattttagaattttagaattttagaattttagaattttagaattttagaattttagaattttagaattttagaattttagaattttagaattttagaattttagaattttagaattttagaattttagaattttagaattttagaattttagaattttagaattttagaattttagaattttagatttttttcgtttctttgtTTAACTAAAAGTGGTGAGATCAATTgataaaactcaattttaagtaaattcaatatttctcaaaaaaagcgTTCACCTGGTAAGCGTGTAGTTCGTCGGCGCTGAGCTCTTCCGCTGTCACCTTTGACGTTTCATCTGAAAAAAGTAGATgtgtcaaataaaaatatttacgtgaGCTAAATTTTccaacccagcagcagcagcagacggAAGAGATTCTCTTGGTCCGCTTCGTTTCGCGTTTCCGCCGTGTTAAACCCGTGCAAAATCCGCCCATCCCCAAATTGCTGGCCAATTTGGGCCCCGTTTCGCGTTCAAATCCGCGTTCCGTCTGCGAATGTCGCGCTAATGTTTCAGTGCTTCGTGGAGGTCGTCGCTGGAAGTGATTCATTGAGCAAGCAAACACAACTTTCTGGCCGCTGTggatccagcagcagcaggagctgTTTTGAGGTGCTTCCGGAAGGGTTTGGACGGGCCGCAGTGCGAGCAATGACAATGGGCGATGACACTCCAGTCGTCACTTCCCTGGTGCTGCCAATCCTGATACGTCCGATTCTGTCGCAGGTGGGTGGTTTGTGGGGACGAGGAGGGGGTGGTGCAGACTGGCTCCCGGAAGAAAAAGTGGTCCGGACAGGTTTTCCAGTTGGCGGGTGTTTTGATTTTTCCCTCTATTAGTTTGCAATTCAATAAAGGAAATGTTGAAAAAGAGGATTTTCTGGTTTTGGTGCCACTTGCAAAGACATTTCAATGGCTATCTTaagtgtactaattgttttttaTTAGTTTGCTAAATAATCTGCCTCGACTCGGGTCAAAAGTTGCAAAATAATCTCTAGCTTCAATTTACCTCAAACTGGTCAGCTTCCTTTCGTGACCACTTTTACTATTTGTTTCATTGACCATTCAAGCAGGATGTTCATTACGTCTGCTAATGGCCACAAACACGATCGCGCCGCCACACAACAAGCCACCACCAACCAGTGTTGTGATGTGATTGATTGGGCAACTTTTCGCTCGTTCACCTTTCccatttttccttcttttcgcgccgcaaacacacacacacacatttttcatCGCACTTTtcatttcaacgatttttcctcCCCGCGCAGCTGGAACGTCGTGATGTGGTCGCGTCGCAAACGTTGAGGGCGGCCCTGACCAAGGCCGAGCAGACGCACCCGGGCCTCACGTACGAACTGGTCATGGGGATCATCAAGAAGGGCGACATCAGGTAAACAAACGCGTGTCGAGCATAAGCTCCGGGTTGAGGTAAATATTAAACGCTGCCAATGTTTGCAGGGACGTCAACATGAACGAGAGCATCCTGAGACTGCAGGGCGCGGCCACGGACACGGACTGTGAGTATTATCAGTACATTTTATTAATAAATTATAAGAACAACCAAGTTATACGAACATGGCAGCTTCAGAGAGATCAaacttctttgaaattttctatattttatgcAGAATACCAAGggctaaaaaattacatttcctaaaatttgttcaaattaaaaatgttttttttgtgcacCAAATAACAACCAAGAAGATGAGTGTCTTTTTTGTGGGGGTAAAATCTCAGTTTAAACAATAACTAGATTGAAAGGCAAATAGTTCACAAAGGTaaactttgataaatatttgcaacagccttaagATTCattagaaattgttttttttttcatgaaaatattaatttttggtgCCGCAAAAATCAATACTGTAGCTTGATTcataagtttttcaaatatacATACTAAGATTCTTCTCTAcagaaaatgcctataaatttgaagatatgtTTAAatactgagcaactctctacgaaatcggtctttttttaattttaatttttgtattttttaatccggcttaaacttttttggtgccttcggtatgcacaaagaagccattttgcatcattagtttgcccatataattttccatacaaattcggcagcagtccatacaaaaatgatgtatgaaattcaaaaatcttgaaacattttgaagaaattttttgatcgattttatgtcttgggcaaagttgtagatattgaaaaggtttacactgaaaaaaatttgtacacggtaattttatttttttattttttgtcactcaaacttgatttgccaaaaaaaaaatctttttgcctttctcaccttactgaggaaaggctataaaatcactcggaaaatgaactttttatttagacTCCCTtaaccaggggtgctcaaagcttttggaggccgggcaaaatttgaaactcaaatgaatttgcgggccaaatttacagaaaaattttaatattaaaaaatatcaataccgttattttaatttaaatgttttaatttctgttatttaaaaaaaaaatgtcaattccaaataatagaaaccacaaaataacggttttctatcggtattgttgattttattgtttcaggtatttgaagaatttttttttagctgaatgtacttgtgttttcaaaaaaaaaaatgggagcaTTACATGTTAAACAATTCATCCTAatgaaaaaagaaatgaaaaaaaaaatgtaagaaaatgttttaagcttcctATAGTTAAACTGtactcaatattaaaaaaaataagatttgacaaaaaaaaaacattttagcgaaaaaaaaaaaaaaaaacatttatttatttaatcgaaaattcactaaaattcaaaacatttttaataaacccaaacatgctcaaatgattctaaatgcaaaggaatgcatatttcattaatttcagctgattgcacttaaattttattttatttttttgaggttttgaagtttattgaaaatataattttgctcctggtttttcgagccaattttttaataattagggaggggtgggttgatcgacgaaagctttgtaaaatattcgcAACAAACTTGATCTTctgatttccacattttgtctgcctgaatcagttggtagtcaatcaaattcgttatctaactgtaatgagttcgaatcccgaagaAAGTGTAAGTTTGTGGGTCAGTTCTTGAAAGGGCCgttatgacttgcaaattaataaagaaaacttatatttttgcaactattacagaattctacctaagtcaaacttgaacatttttttaatatttccaaaactatttgatgaaagttttgacgatatttactagtttcactcacattgaaatgtgtaaaattgttttaattataagattttttgaataaattatttgtatcctaaagaAGGCCTCAAAATATTGATTAGCACATaacagtttaaaataaaccttaatttttaaaaagtataaaatcattttacaagtgggcaacgggccattttaccgtatcattcaaaatgggtccgcgggccataaAATATCAGCTCGCGGGCCACGTCACCCCTGTCCTAGACCTACCGTCATTtaaacatatcgactcagaatcaccagctgagcaaatgtctgtgtgtttagCTGTTTGcagacatgtgtaccgaatcaatgtcactggaatatctcgtcactggctgtgccgattttgaccgtattgatctcattcgattcgtcttggggtcccataagtccctattgagatTTATTAGATTtagtaaagcacatcaaaagttatgcttaaaaaactgctgcatataaatttcacaatttgcaaaaaagggtggttttcgcATGGAAACCTGCCATAtcgtatatttttaaaaaggttctgaaatgacctttcttgtggaataagaatttttaatatctgacttacctatctaaaattacatgcagtttaaaaatagtctgaatttacataacctcaatctATTTCACCAcagtagagggatgccatttttctcaaaggcggtgtctgcataatcttgacaaaaagtctgtaggtagcatgttcttttttactcatcacttaagTTTATTAGGaactcttaggtgctgcgatcaagTTAGGGGCAattcataaaccatgtggacacctTAGGGGGGGTTGAAATCACTCGATAAAAGAAGGCACCAATCagctaaaggtggattaagtaactttttttatttataatttctttgatttttttttgcaaaatatttttaaaaaatctgaacataattttttttaatttagattttgtggtttcttaaagtttaaatttattttcatcatcaaatgataaaattttagattttcgaTTATTAGAATTTGTcaattacattattttgaatgatacgaatttttgaagctttgaatttttgatttattgatttttttaatacagcTTCCCAGTCAGAAATTTTCCaacacacattcaaagtatgtttacactACAGCTGTTTGCATCCGAATTGCTATCTTTTTCTAGCAATTCTGTTTTGTCATGCAACTTATAGCTGGAgaacctggagcttattagagaacgaccatctcaaaccaaaagtactaATCGAagaacgagaactgtcaaacggaggtaccaatcgagcacaAGACAacggattttgctcgattggtacagtagttgttcggtaactgggcgttgtttaactgggctgctttttaactgggcgctcgataacttggccgtagcccagttaaaaagcagacaaacgtcaaaaaaccaaaacagcccgaaatgaccgaggggttaattgATGCAAAAGCCtgttcaatataaaaaaaacttgtttcaaaTGTTTATTATCAGGTCAATATGAAATGTAAgctttgtaaataaatttgagtaacttttatttttatatttcatcatcggtggtcccctcgttatttttcgttcagcccagttaacgagcagcattcggtgactgggctacgttctcagcccattTACCGAATAAGTGCTGTACCtctgtttgacagttctcgtgcttcgattggtacttttggtttgagatggccgttctctaataagctccaggttcTCTACTTCTAGCtcagggccccggcgatggcctgatatgagctaccgaacaacattggcaatatggcgtcttttgtttacaaacataagattgtttgtggacgaaacgaaaaatttacttttttgtaaaaaaaatctataaccaTATaacattaagagcgagtccacgagcaaagcatacccatctcgcatcgacctcaccaatctgcctaaaattttcagggattgtttatacatataaaactagcatctggccaaaatatgagtactctaggtcaacgggaagtggggcaaatcgggacacaaagtttgaaggttcaaaaacgtcaaaaatcttaaaaaggctataacttgagcaaaattcaattaaatttcaaaattcaaaatgcatctgaaagggcttaaaaaatgcaacaaaatgcagggagaagcatcccaattggttatatctaaagggagtttttggcattttagtgaaaaaatagcataattttcaaactcaaataaaaaagtgttccatccagatatcaactcgattcgacctgcagcttgtaggggacatctgggactaccatctgagactgagaacgctttgggtaaggcagtttaacatattaaatagacactttttcttttagtaaattttttggttgtaaatttttgctcaggaGACCCCTAAGATCAAAATTGTCGAtgataatttcatcatattcgtgttcctgagacaatttcacaatagaaacatgcataaaaatgtttattttcattcattttagccctttaaaaaataaaaattaaaaaaaatcttcgattcacatttattgaaaattaagttcgtttccaaggatactaaatgacaccagaaaaaagcagcttcttaattttttgtaactttcattttttaaaaggttgaaatggatgaaaataaacatttttgtgcatgtttctgttgtgaaattgtctcaggaacacgaatatgatgaaattatcaccgaaaattttgatttaaggggtcccccgagcaaaaatttacaaccaaaaaatttactaaaagtaaaagtgtctatttaatatgttaaactgccttacccaaagcgttctcagtctcagatggtagtcccagatgtcccctacaagctgcaggtcgaaccgagttgatatctggatggaacacttttttatttgagtttgaaaattatgctattttttcactaaaatgccaaaaactccctttagatttaaccaattgggatgcttctccctgcattttgttgcattttttaagccctttcagatgcattttgaattttgaaatttaattgaattttgctcaagttatagcctttttaagatttttgacgtttttgaaccttcaaactttgtgtcccgatttgccccactttccgttgacctagagtgctcatattttggacagATGCTAGTTCTATATGTACAatcaacccctgaaaatttcaggcagattggtgaggtccaaacgacgtcccatacaaaggggtatgccctgttcgtggactcgctcttaagtcttacaaacagacaaaatttcgttaaattctagaccagaatttgttttattattaattttcaatttaaacctcTTTTAACGTGATTCTGATAAAGAATGCACATCAAATCATCGTGCCTTTAgtgtatctttagttttcacatcgattcgctgtagattcgtgtctaaatttttaaatttagtacagtagttgttcggtaactgggcgttgtttaactgggctgctttttaactgggcgctcgataactgggccgtagcccagttaaaaagcagacaaacgttaaaaaaccaaaacaaaccgaaatgcccgaggggttaatggatgcaaaaattatgatcaataaataaaaaaaaaaaattatcaaatttatattcaatttcaagtcacaatttcagaaatatgaaaagtaagctttGCAAATGAATttgattaacttttatttttatatttcatcaggaaaatattatgcattggttgtcccctcgttatttttctttcagcccagttagcgagcagcattcggtgactgggctacgttctcagcccagttaccgaacaatcactgtataaattaaaataagttgcaaaattaccaacttcaaccatgtgcaacaatttccacatcacccatgcgggaaaccgataatggggtaattcatgcgttccaaactgtcaaaattccaaaacgtcattgtcaatcttcggttcgctgcctttgttcgtgtttgaagtttcgggccgagactctgTTCTAGCTGGTTgtttgactgaccgcccgatatttCAACCAACATATTTCACAGGGACTCTGatagctcgagctcgatcattcacttatggtacgttcgtttgatgacTAGTTTCAcactaatggtacgttcgtttgaacagccggtgcggcactgagtgccgcactcgtcggtgccagttttggttcaatcgaacgtcatttgtcagtgtaCGTGGAActccccagtcacgaaatattctagcagagctggttctgt
Protein-coding sequences here:
- the LOC6038913 gene encoding programmed cell death protein 10, translating into MFQCFVEVVAGSDSLSKQTQLSGRCGSSSSRSCFEVLPEGFGRAAVRAMTMGDDTPVVTSLVLPILIRPILSQLERRDVVASQTLRAALTKAEQTHPGLTYELVMGIIKKGDIRDVNMNESILRLQGAATDTDLIEYRLNRTEDAFQELNKKSASLKRILSRIPDEITDRKTFLETIKEIASAIKKLLDAVNEVVGFIPGSQGKQAVEQRKKEFVKYSKKFSTTLKEYFKEGEANAVFVSALYLIHQTNQIMITVKNKCE